CCGGGGCGGTCTGGACGTGCGTCACTGCAGTTCCCCTCAGAGCTTGGTGGTCAATGGCTTGCTCGGGTGGTCGCTTGGCGGAACCTGAGTGCTTCCCCGGACTGCGGGTGCCCCTCCTGATGCATGAACGAATGCACGGCGGAGGGGCCGTCCTCGCCCAGAGAGCCACCCAGTGGCGGGCCACCGTACCCGCCGGTGGTCACCCTGCATACGTGCTCGAAGCGGCTGCCGCCGCTTACAAAGGCGAGGACGGCTACGCCGACAGTGCCCTCAAGTCCATCGGCCGGTGCCGCACGTGGCGGTGCTGCCGGTCAGCTGTTCGCGCAGGTCCATGCGGCGCACCTTGGCGGTGCCGGTGCGGGGCACGTCGTCCCAGCGCAACGACACCGGCTCCTGCATCTGCGGCAGTCGCCGGCACGCGCGCCGCCACGCGGCGGGCGAAAGAGTTCCGTCGGCGGTGATGATCACGGGCAGCGGCGGCTTCCCCGGTTCGGCGAGCAGCACGCACTCCAGCGCTTCCGGCAACCGGTCCTCGAGGACGTCCTCGATCTCCAGGCAGCTGCCGTCGGGCGTGCGGTCGACCTCGCGGTCCAGCAGTCGCACGCTGCCGTCCCACCGGCGGACGCCGAGGTCGCCGGTGATCCACCACCCGCCCACCTGCTTGTCCGACCAGCGCTGGGACTCGCCGAGGTAGTCCAGGCAGCGGGCCGCAGTGCGGGCCAGCACGAGCCCCGGCTGCCCGGGGCGCACCGGGCGGAAGGTGTCCGGGTCGACCAGCCGCAACCTGGTCTTGACCGGGATCGGGCGTCCGACGTCGTGCGCCGCCTGGCGGCGGGCCAGCGACCGGCGGGTGTGGAAGCGGAAGGTGAGCGGCCCGGTCTCGGTCTGCCCCCAGCCGTCCATCCACAGTGGATTCCGCTGCCGGCTGGCGGTCAGGTAGGCGCGGATCGTCGGCGGGTGCACCGCGTCGTAGGTGCTGATGTAGAGCCTGACCCGGCGGAACGGGTTGTCGAGGCGTTCGGTCAGCGGCCGGAACCGCACGTAGGACGCGGGCAGGCCCTCCATGATCGTGGGCGGGTGCGCTCGCAGCACCGGGTCGGCGCGGTTCGGGTCCTGGCCGGTCAGGATCACGACCTCGCGAGGCGCCATGCTCATCACCACGGCCGTCCAGCAGAAGGTGCGGCCGTGCGCGTAGGAGCTGGCGGTGGCCACGACGTCGTCGCCGCGGACCCCGATCTTGGGCACCCGCCGCGCCTCGAACCGGGCCAGCTCGCCGATGATCGTGCGGGTCGAGTGGACCACGAGCTTCGGCACGCCGGTGGTGCCGGAGGTGTGGTCGATCACCAGCGGCTCGTCCTCCCCGCGCCGCTGCGGGGCCGGAACCCGGCCCCCGCGCACCTGATCGAGGTGCACCGCGCCGGGCACCGCGACGTCCGAGGTCACCGTGACGCGGGCGAAGGACGTCAGGTCGGTACCCGCCGCGCGGCACCGCTCCAGCTGACCGGCGGTGGTCATCAGCACGGCAGGTGCGAGCCGTTCGAGCAGGATCGCCAGCGCGTCCGGGGACAGCTGCGCGGACAACTGCGCGGGCACCGCACCGACCCGCGCCGCGGCGCAGGCGAGCAGGTCGTAGTCCCAGTGGTTGTCCTTCAGGATCGCCACCCGGTCACCGCGCCCCGCACCGGCGGCCGACAGCCAACCGGCGGCGTCGCGGACGAGCCCGGCCAGCGCCACCGCGCCGTACTCCGTGCCACCGTCCGGGGCGATGTCGAACGGCCGGTCCAGGTGCACGGTGGTCGCGGTGCGGCGCGCGGCGCACTCGTCGAAGAGCACACCCATGTCATGCGGTCTCAACGGGAGTTCTCCAGGTCCTCGGTCCGGATCGGCAGGCGCTTGCTGAACACCGGTCGCACCAGCGGGCGGAGCCGGCTGAGGACTCGCGACGCGGCGAGCGCTCCGGCACGCACCGCGCCTTCGCTCGCCGGGCGCAGCATCACCCAGTCGCCCGCGTAGTCGACCGGGCCGACCGGACGAGCCATGAACCGGGCTCTCCGGTGCAGCGCGGCCGGTGTGGCCTCGGGCAGCCCGAAGCGGTGGCGGTGCACGAAGTTCAGCCGGTTGACCGCGTCGAAGCCCGGCAGGTAGCGCGGCACCGCACTGGTCAGCCGATCGATGATCTCCGCGTCCGGGGCCGACAGCAGATCCGGGATCGTCGCGGCGTTGGCCATCAGCGTCAGCAGGCCCTTGCCCGCCGGTGCCCGGCCGGGGTGCTTCTCGTGGTCGAGCACGATCGCCGACAGCACCTGCTCCTCCACAGCGGGCGTGAGCAGCACGTACGGCCGGTCGCCGCCGGGTACGGACAGCGGCGCGTCCAGCAGGCAGCTCACCTTCAGCGCCGGGGTGAAGGTGCACGCGGCGAGGAATTCCGCTTCCTCCGCCGGTGGATTCGCGTGCAGCTCGGCGGCGACGGGAGCCGGTACGCACAGCAGCACCGAGCGCGCGGTGACCACGTCCTCGCCGGTCTGCAGGCGGGCACCGCCGTCCTCGGCGATGACCTGGTGCACCGGCTGCCCGGTCGCGACGTCCAGCTCGGCGGCCAGCCGGCGGGCCGGGGTGTCCATGCCGTCGCGGTAGGTGCACCAGGTGCCCGCGCTGCCCACCGACAGCAGCAGGTTCACCATGACCGCTGCGGCCGATCGCTCCGTGTTCCAGCCGAAGAAGCTCCCGGCGACCGGCTGGAAGAGGTAGTCGTGCAGGTCCGGGTGGTAGCGGCGGGCGAAGTCGGCGACGGTCTCGGCGGCCAGCAGGCTGCGCTCGGGGCGGTCGTCGTCGAAGTCCCCGCGGTGCCGGAACGCCCACGCCTGGAAGCGGATCAGGTCGAGGTGCGCGCGGCAGGAAAGGCCGGCGCCGCTGAGCAGCGCGCGTGCCTCGGCGACACCGGCGTGCGCCTGCCCGTCGCGCCAGACCGCCAGCGGCCGTCCGATGCGCGGCACCTCGTCCTCGGTCAGCCCGAGCCGGGTGATCAGCTCCCAGGTCGCCCGGTAGCCGCTCGGGGAGATCTGCTCGGCCCCGGTGTCGATGGTCCAGCCGCCATGACGTGCGCTGGCCATCCGCCCGCCGACCTGCGGCGCGGCTTCGAACACCCGCACCGACAGACCGGCCCGCCGCAGTTCGTGCGCCGCCGTCAGCCCGGCGAGACCGGCGCCGACCACCGCGACGTCCAAGTCTGTCCCGCCTCTCCGCGATTCACAGTGGTGGTTGCGTTCGGGACTGATCTCGCGTATCGCGGTTTCTTGTGGCTGAGCTGCGTCACGGTCCCCTGGGGTGCGGTCGGGCGGGACTGGAGTTGGCACAGGACGCCCCTCGGGGTTGCTCACGCGAGGATCCCCGTTCCGATCAGCAGGTTCGCCAGGACCAGCAGTGCCACGTACGTGCGGTGCACGGTGAAGCCGAGCTTGCGGGCGCGCATGATGTCACCGCGGCCGAAGCCCAGGTAGTACTGGCGGGCGCGCAGGATCGTCGCGGGCAGCATGAGCAGGACGAACCACGCGGGCGCCACTCCGGTCAGCGATGCCGCCGCGACGAGCACGAACTCGCCCGCCGACAGCGCGCCGATGAAGATCGCGTTGCCGCGCGGGGAGGTCAGCGCGGCCACCGTCGGCCGGCCGACCGCGCGGTCGCCCTCGACGTCGTTGGTGTTGGAGTACACCCCGAACATCAGCGGTCCCATGCCGAACAGCACCGCCTGCACCAGCAGGAAACCGGAGAACTCGCCGGTCGCCAGGCCGTACGGGCCGAACACCAGCGCCACCCCGAGCGCGACCAGGAACGCCTCCTGGAACCCGTGGTAGCTCAGCTTCATCCCGTAGGAGTACTGCAGCGAGATCACGTAGGTCGCGGCGATCAGCACCACGGTCCACATCGGACGATACGGGGCCACCGCGATCGCCCCGGCCCACAGCAGCGCACCGGCGCAGGCCGTGATCCAGGCGAACCGCATCGCCTCGGCCTCGGTCAGCGTCCCGGCCACCAGCGGCTTGCGCAGCTTCTTGCGCAGCGGGTTGTTGGGCCCGTAGTTCTCGATGTCGCTGCCGTCGCGGTAGCCGGTCACGTCGTCGAGCGCGACCATCGCGACGATGGTGCAGACCTCGCCCGCCAGGAACAGCAGCAGCATCGGCACGGTGCCGGGCGCCACCGCCGCGACCGGCAGCAGCACCGCGGCGGAAACCACCAGGATGCCGATGTAGTAGTCGAACACGTCGAGCTTGCCCAGCCGCAGGTAGCTGCGGAACTTGCTCTCCTGGCGGGTCTCCGGGCCCGCGCCGCGGGCGAGGTTGACGTCACTGGTCATGGTTGGCGTTCCTCCGTCGGTCGCCGAACTCGCAGACGGCGTCGGCGATGCGCGCGACGTCCGCGTCGGTGAGGTGCGGGTAGATCGGCAGCGCCAGGATCCGCTCGCTCGCGTGCTCGGCGTTCGGCCAGCACCCGTCGGCCGGGGCGTGCGGGGCGAACGCGGCCTGGCGCGGAAGCGGCTGCGGGTAGTAGACGTGCGAGGCGATGCCGCACTCCGCGAGGTGGTCGCGCAGTTCGTCACGCCCTTCGACCTGCAGGCAGTAGACGTAGTAGCAGCGCCCGTCGCGGCCTGGCGGTGGTGCGACGATGCCGCGGTCGGCCAGCGGCGCGAATCGTTCGGTGTAGTGGTCGGCGATCGCGGCCCGGCGCTCCAGCCGTTCCGGGAAGCCCGCGAACCGGTGCAGCTGGAAGGCCGCCTGGATCTCGTCGAACCGGCTGTTGGTGCCGATGGCCTGGTGCACGAACCGCTGCCCGTCCTGGCCGTGGTTGCGCAGCACCCGCACCCGGTGCCCGAGCTCGGCGTCCCGGGTCGCCACCGCGCCGCCCTCGCCCGGCATGCCGAAGGACTTCACCTGCACGAAGGAGAAGACGCCCGCCTCGCCCCACATCCCGGCGGGCGTGCCGTCCAGCACCGCTCCCTGCGCGACCGCGGAGTCCTCCAGCAACCGCACGCCGTGCCGCTCGGCCACCGCCGCAAGGCGTGGCATGTCGGCCATCACCGAGAACATGTGCGCCGGCATGATCGCCTTGGTGCGGTGGTTGATCAGCCGCTCGACGGAGTCCGGGTCGACGACCATGGTGCGCCGGTCGATGTCGGCGAACGCGGGCTGCGCGCCGACCTCCAGCACCGCCGAGGCCAGCGGCGCGCAGCCGAACGCGGGCACCACGACCTCGTCACCCGGGCCGATCTCCATCGCGCGCAGCACGAGGCCGAGCGCGGCGGTGCCGCTGCCGCAGGCCACCACGTCGGCAGCACCGAGCGAGTCGCGC
This portion of the Saccharopolyspora antimicrobica genome encodes:
- a CDS encoding UbiA family prenyltransferase, whose protein sequence is MTSDVNLARGAGPETRQESKFRSYLRLGKLDVFDYYIGILVVSAAVLLPVAAVAPGTVPMLLLFLAGEVCTIVAMVALDDVTGYRDGSDIENYGPNNPLRKKLRKPLVAGTLTEAEAMRFAWITACAGALLWAGAIAVAPYRPMWTVVLIAATYVISLQYSYGMKLSYHGFQEAFLVALGVALVFGPYGLATGEFSGFLLVQAVLFGMGPLMFGVYSNTNDVEGDRAVGRPTVAALTSPRGNAIFIGALSAGEFVLVAAASLTGVAPAWFVLLMLPATILRARQYYLGFGRGDIMRARKLGFTVHRTYVALLVLANLLIGTGILA
- a CDS encoding DegT/DnrJ/EryC1/StrS family aminotransferase is translated as MEPGIPFFPPDLFESDRKVMLDLIREIATAPEQKFILGEHTRRFEEVLRDSLGAADVVACGSGTAALGLVLRAMEIGPGDEVVVPAFGCAPLASAVLEVGAQPAFADIDRRTMVVDPDSVERLINHRTKAIMPAHMFSVMADMPRLAAVAERHGVRLLEDSAVAQGAVLDGTPAGMWGEAGVFSFVQVKSFGMPGEGGAVATRDAELGHRVRVLRNHGQDGQRFVHQAIGTNSRFDEIQAAFQLHRFAGFPERLERRAAIADHYTERFAPLADRGIVAPPPGRDGRCYYVYCLQVEGRDELRDHLAECGIASHVYYPQPLPRQAAFAPHAPADGCWPNAEHASERILALPIYPHLTDADVARIADAVCEFGDRRRNANHDQ
- a CDS encoding protoporphyrinogen/coproporphyrinogen oxidase, whose translation is MDVAVVGAGLAGLTAAHELRRAGLSVRVFEAAPQVGGRMASARHGGWTIDTGAEQISPSGYRATWELITRLGLTEDEVPRIGRPLAVWRDGQAHAGVAEARALLSGAGLSCRAHLDLIRFQAWAFRHRGDFDDDRPERSLLAAETVADFARRYHPDLHDYLFQPVAGSFFGWNTERSAAAVMVNLLLSVGSAGTWCTYRDGMDTPARRLAAELDVATGQPVHQVIAEDGGARLQTGEDVVTARSVLLCVPAPVAAELHANPPAEEAEFLAACTFTPALKVSCLLDAPLSVPGGDRPYVLLTPAVEEQVLSAIVLDHEKHPGRAPAGKGLLTLMANAATIPDLLSAPDAEIIDRLTSAVPRYLPGFDAVNRLNFVHRHRFGLPEATPAALHRRARFMARPVGPVDYAGDWVMLRPASEGAVRAGALAASRVLSRLRPLVRPVFSKRLPIRTEDLENSR
- a CDS encoding class I adenylate-forming enzyme family protein — translated: MGVLFDECAARRTATTVHLDRPFDIAPDGGTEYGAVALAGLVRDAAGWLSAAGAGRGDRVAILKDNHWDYDLLACAAARVGAVPAQLSAQLSPDALAILLERLAPAVLMTTAGQLERCRAAGTDLTSFARVTVTSDVAVPGAVHLDQVRGGRVPAPQRRGEDEPLVIDHTSGTTGVPKLVVHSTRTIIGELARFEARRVPKIGVRGDDVVATASSYAHGRTFCWTAVVMSMAPREVVILTGQDPNRADPVLRAHPPTIMEGLPASYVRFRPLTERLDNPFRRVRLYISTYDAVHPPTIRAYLTASRQRNPLWMDGWGQTETGPLTFRFHTRRSLARRQAAHDVGRPIPVKTRLRLVDPDTFRPVRPGQPGLVLARTAARCLDYLGESQRWSDKQVGGWWITGDLGVRRWDGSVRLLDREVDRTPDGSCLEIEDVLEDRLPEALECVLLAEPGKPPLPVIITADGTLSPAAWRRACRRLPQMQEPVSLRWDDVPRTGTAKVRRMDLREQLTGSTATCGTGRWT